One Parachlamydia sp. AcF125 DNA segment encodes these proteins:
- the tgt gene encoding tRNA guanosine(34) transglycosylase Tgt, protein MSSLKFTVHKTEANCQARLGLLKTAHGDIETPVFMPVGTRAAVKTLTNQQLIDIGAQIILGNTYHLMLRPNLDIMSKAGGLHRFMNWDRPILTDSGGFQVFSLASLNQVANEGVYFQSHIDGSQLFLGPTESMQIQRVLGADIVMTFDQCSPYPCERSKMEQALDRTHLWAKVCRDFELQPYQNLFGIVQGGVYPDLRRQSAEMLSSLNCEGYAIGGLAVGEPSDIMNAMIEHTVPCLPSHKPRYLMGVGTPRNIIEAVMRGVDMFDCVMPTRNARNGTAFTWSGKLTIKAGRYADDFTPLDPEIDCYTSQFSKAYIRHLLNVDEITGLTLVSMQNLAFYLDFMAKLRQAIRNDTLNEYYQKICAIYPN, encoded by the coding sequence ATGTCATCACTTAAATTTACTGTTCATAAAACTGAAGCTAATTGCCAAGCGCGCCTGGGGTTGCTAAAGACGGCTCATGGGGATATTGAAACACCCGTCTTTATGCCTGTAGGAACTCGAGCAGCCGTCAAAACATTGACCAACCAGCAACTCATCGATATTGGAGCGCAGATCATTTTAGGAAATACTTACCATTTGATGCTTCGACCTAACCTGGATATCATGTCAAAAGCCGGGGGATTGCACCGTTTTATGAATTGGGATCGCCCCATTTTAACTGATTCAGGTGGATTTCAGGTTTTTTCATTGGCCAGTTTGAATCAGGTAGCGAATGAAGGAGTTTATTTTCAGTCTCATATTGATGGCTCGCAGCTTTTTTTAGGGCCGACTGAAAGTATGCAAATTCAAAGGGTGCTCGGGGCCGATATCGTGATGACCTTTGACCAATGCTCTCCCTATCCTTGTGAAAGAAGCAAGATGGAGCAGGCTTTAGATCGTACCCACCTTTGGGCAAAAGTATGCCGCGATTTTGAGCTGCAACCTTACCAAAATCTTTTCGGAATCGTTCAAGGTGGCGTATATCCTGATTTGCGTCGACAGTCCGCCGAAATGTTAAGCAGCTTAAACTGTGAAGGCTATGCAATTGGGGGATTGGCTGTGGGAGAGCCTAGCGATATTATGAATGCGATGATTGAGCATACGGTGCCTTGCTTGCCAAGCCATAAACCTCGCTATTTGATGGGGGTGGGTACGCCTCGCAATATTATTGAAGCGGTTATGCGAGGCGTGGATATGTTTGACTGTGTGATGCCCACGCGGAATGCGCGCAATGGGACAGCCTTTACATGGTCAGGTAAACTCACTATAAAAGCTGGACGCTACGCGGATGATTTTACCCCTTTGGACCCAGAGATTGATTGCTATACTTCGCAATTTTCCAAAGCCTACATCCGCCACTTGTTAAATGTGGATGAGATTACAGGATTAACACTTGTTTCCATGCAAAATTTAGCCTTTTATCTTGATTTCATGGCTAAATTGCGGCAAGCTATTCGAAATGATACTTTAAATGAATATTACCAAAAAATTTGCGCCATTTACCCTAATTAA
- the rlmD gene encoding 23S rRNA (uracil(1939)-C(5))-methyltransferase RlmD, producing the protein MKAFKQAQSWELDIVDFSKKGNGKGILKNEEQNNLSLEVPFSIPGDRIKALVQFKRRAKKQLGKLEEVLKPSPSRIPAKCSHFGTCGGCRWQQLEYEKQLQIKEQNIRTLFAPFLTPHVQFLPIVPCQNPWQFRNKMEFSFSTDLSQNKYLGLIMDSSRGKVFNLTECHLTHSWFVEALKAVREWWESSKLDAYHHYRNTGSLRTLTLREGQRTGDRMIILTVSGNADYALHKSDLEFFVAILRQRLEPERPECHLSIFLRIQQIAKGMATQFYEMVLYGPDHIREILYIQSHSKEQPIPLEFNISPSAFFQPNTRQAEQLYSLALQLSSISSPLTIYDLYCGTGTFSICLSKLAKTVVGVEICPEAVLDAQSNAAKNGCTNVYFLCGAVHEQLHKIAEKNLFPMPDLVVVDPPRAGLDPHALQQLIQLNPKKILYVSCNPITQADNISNLISQGYRLEIVQPVDQFPHTIHIENIAILTKDEK; encoded by the coding sequence ATGAAAGCATTCAAGCAGGCCCAATCCTGGGAACTGGACATTGTGGATTTTTCAAAAAAGGGGAATGGAAAGGGGATTTTAAAAAATGAGGAACAGAACAATCTTTCCCTTGAAGTGCCTTTTTCTATTCCCGGCGATCGAATTAAAGCATTAGTTCAGTTTAAAAGGAGAGCGAAAAAGCAACTGGGCAAGCTTGAAGAGGTGCTCAAACCGTCTCCTTCTCGCATTCCTGCCAAATGTAGCCACTTTGGGACCTGCGGAGGATGCCGATGGCAGCAATTAGAGTACGAAAAGCAGCTGCAAATTAAAGAGCAAAACATTCGGACCTTATTTGCCCCTTTTCTAACCCCCCATGTTCAATTTTTGCCGATTGTTCCCTGCCAGAATCCATGGCAATTTCGCAATAAAATGGAATTTTCCTTCTCCACTGATTTGTCTCAAAATAAATATTTGGGATTAATCATGGATTCAAGCCGAGGAAAAGTTTTTAATCTAACTGAATGTCACTTAACTCACAGCTGGTTTGTGGAGGCTTTAAAAGCTGTTAGAGAATGGTGGGAATCGTCCAAGCTAGATGCTTATCATCATTATCGTAATACAGGATCCCTCAGAACTTTAACCCTTCGAGAAGGGCAAAGAACAGGGGATCGAATGATCATTTTGACAGTGTCAGGTAATGCTGATTATGCCTTGCATAAAAGCGATTTAGAATTTTTTGTGGCTATTCTTCGCCAACGCCTTGAGCCAGAACGTCCAGAATGCCATTTAAGTATCTTCTTACGCATTCAGCAAATTGCAAAAGGGATGGCGACCCAATTTTACGAAATGGTGCTCTATGGTCCCGATCACATCCGCGAAATACTTTACATTCAAAGCCATTCAAAAGAGCAGCCTATCCCTTTAGAATTTAATATAAGCCCGTCCGCCTTTTTTCAACCGAACACACGTCAAGCAGAGCAACTTTATTCGCTGGCTCTCCAATTATCCTCTATTTCTAGCCCCCTTACGATATACGATTTATATTGTGGAACTGGAACATTCAGTATATGTTTATCAAAGCTTGCAAAAACTGTGGTCGGCGTTGAGATTTGCCCAGAAGCTGTATTAGATGCGCAGTCAAACGCAGCTAAAAATGGTTGTACAAATGTATATTTTTTATGCGGAGCTGTGCATGAGCAGCTACACAAAATTGCAGAAAAAAACCTTTTTCCTATGCCCGATTTAGTAGTGGTTGATCCCCCACGGGCTGGGTTAGATCCGCACGCTTTGCAGCAACTAATCCAGTTAAATCCTAAAAAGATTTTGTATGTATCTTGCAATCCGATAACGCAAGCTGATAATATTTCGAATTTAATTTCTCAAGGGTATCGTCTTGAGATCGTACAGCCTGTGGATCAATTTCCTCATACAATCCACATCGAAAATATTGCTATATTAACAAAAGATGAAAAATAG
- the yajC gene encoding preprotein translocase subunit YajC, with the protein MKKTLYFLIMAQLMIVESGLFAANEEDLPPSRDQSFWQTLVMIGVLLACFYLILWRPEQKRRKALEEQRNALKKGDRVVAMGIVGTIDKILEQTVILRMVDGSKIEVIKAGITEVLSATPVEELKDEKSD; encoded by the coding sequence ATGAAAAAGACCCTTTATTTTTTAATCATGGCTCAATTGATGATCGTGGAAAGTGGGCTGTTTGCGGCTAATGAAGAAGATCTTCCTCCTTCGAGAGATCAAAGTTTTTGGCAAACGCTTGTCATGATAGGTGTCTTGCTTGCGTGCTTTTACCTCATTTTATGGCGGCCAGAGCAAAAACGGAGAAAAGCTCTGGAAGAGCAGCGCAATGCCTTAAAAAAAGGAGATCGCGTTGTGGCTATGGGGATTGTGGGGACAATTGACAAAATTCTCGAGCAGACGGTGATTCTTCGAATGGTGGACGGTTCAAAAATTGAAGTTATCAAAGCAGGGATTACAGAAGTTCTTTCTGCAACACCTGTTGAAGAGCTCAAGGATGAAAAGAGCGACTAA
- the ruvC gene encoding crossover junction endodeoxyribonuclease RuvC, with product MTKTLKTILGIDPGTRITGYGIVSFDGFNFSALDYGCIRPPASLKLSDRYFIIYEGIAHLLEKHAIDALVVETQFASKANPQSGIKLGMARGAIIIAAKKYQIPIYEYPPTQVKLAAVGYGHASKHQVQAMIQNQFRLNQMPPPDAADALALTLCYMYSHKNKQAFSEL from the coding sequence TTGACTAAGACTTTAAAAACTATTCTTGGAATTGATCCAGGGACAAGAATCACAGGATATGGAATCGTTTCTTTCGACGGATTTAATTTTTCTGCTCTTGATTATGGATGCATACGCCCACCAGCCTCTCTTAAACTTAGCGATCGTTACTTCATTATCTACGAGGGTATCGCGCATTTGTTAGAAAAGCATGCAATAGATGCCCTTGTAGTAGAGACGCAATTTGCAAGTAAAGCAAATCCCCAAAGTGGAATTAAGCTAGGAATGGCTCGGGGTGCTATCATCATCGCAGCCAAAAAATATCAGATTCCTATTTACGAATATCCTCCTACTCAAGTTAAATTAGCTGCTGTAGGATATGGCCATGCAAGCAAACACCAAGTTCAAGCCATGATTCAAAACCAATTTCGTTTGAATCAAATGCCTCCTCCAGATGCTGCCGATGCTTTGGCTTTAACCTTATGCTATATGTATTCTCATAAAAATAAACAGGCCTTTTCTGAGCTTTGA
- the ruvA gene encoding Holliday junction branch migration protein RuvA yields MYDYLKGVLIAASPTSVVIEAGGIGYKIFIPTSTFGKLAAIGQSVKLYISFVIREQSHTLFGFFSAEERELFETLLTVSGIGPKTAVALIGYLSSTQLSAAIYSHDITALSKVPGVGKKTAERLIVELKDKLTKTGVHPAVEAVAASPLSEKSQTIVDALNALIHLGYNQAVAKQAIQKTLKEYSPDIDLATLITATLKHI; encoded by the coding sequence ATGTATGACTATTTAAAGGGAGTTTTAATTGCTGCTTCCCCTACCTCTGTTGTGATTGAAGCGGGAGGTATCGGTTATAAGATTTTTATTCCAACTAGCACTTTTGGTAAATTAGCGGCAATCGGACAAAGTGTGAAACTCTATATTTCCTTTGTAATTCGCGAACAATCTCACACGTTATTTGGTTTTTTCTCAGCTGAAGAGCGAGAACTATTTGAAACTCTACTCACTGTTTCAGGCATAGGACCCAAAACGGCTGTTGCCTTAATTGGATACCTCTCCTCTACTCAATTGAGCGCAGCTATCTATAGCCACGACATAACTGCCCTTTCTAAAGTACCTGGCGTAGGTAAAAAAACAGCAGAACGCTTAATCGTCGAATTGAAAGATAAACTTACTAAAACGGGGGTTCATCCAGCTGTGGAAGCAGTGGCAGCTTCCCCTCTTTCAGAAAAAAGTCAGACAATTGTAGATGCTCTCAACGCTCTTATCCATTTAGGTTATAATCAGGCTGTAGCTAAGCAAGCTATCCAAAAAACTTTGAAAGAATATTCCCCTGACATTGATTTGGCCACGTTGATTACAGCCACTCTAAAACATATTTGA